Proteins encoded by one window of Nocardioides euryhalodurans:
- a CDS encoding ABC transporter ATP-binding protein: MNDQPPAVEVRSLHVRFGDVEAVAGVDLAAGAGQATALLGRNGAGKSTTMRVLAGVVPPTAGSATVAGFDVRREPVAVKRATGYCPDVGGLVPRATAWEHLQLAARLRRLVGWEDRGRDLLERFGLGDASHRVTGGFSHGMGRRLSVVLATLHEPEVLLLDEPFDGVDPLGVEATLEAIADARARGACVLVSTHLRELAIEACGDVLVLRGGSQVAMLTADEMAGEEGARAYRALLD, encoded by the coding sequence GTGAACGACCAGCCCCCTGCCGTCGAGGTGCGCAGCCTGCACGTCCGCTTCGGCGACGTCGAGGCCGTCGCCGGTGTCGACCTGGCGGCCGGAGCCGGCCAGGCGACCGCGCTGCTGGGCCGCAACGGCGCCGGCAAGTCGACCACCATGCGCGTGCTGGCGGGCGTGGTGCCGCCGACCGCCGGCTCGGCCACGGTCGCCGGTTTCGACGTACGCCGGGAGCCGGTCGCGGTCAAGCGCGCCACCGGCTACTGCCCCGACGTGGGCGGCCTGGTGCCGCGCGCGACCGCGTGGGAGCACCTGCAGCTCGCGGCCCGGCTGCGCCGGCTCGTGGGCTGGGAGGACCGCGGCCGCGACCTGCTCGAGCGCTTCGGGCTGGGGGACGCGTCCCACCGCGTGACGGGCGGCTTCTCGCACGGCATGGGCCGACGGCTCTCGGTCGTCCTCGCGACGCTCCACGAGCCCGAGGTGCTGCTGCTCGACGAGCCCTTCGACGGCGTCGACCCCCTCGGTGTCGAGGCGACGCTCGAGGCGATCGCCGACGCCCGCGCCCGCGGTGCCTGCGTCCTGGTCTCCACCCACCTGCGCGAGCTGGCCATCGAGGCCTGCGGTGACGTGCTCGTGCTGCGTGGGGGCTCGCAGGTCGCCATGCTCACCGCCGACGAGATGGCAGGGGAGGAGGGGGCGCGTGCCTACCGCGCTCTCCTCGACTGA
- a CDS encoding 3-hydroxyacyl-CoA dehydrogenase NAD-binding domain-containing protein, giving the protein MTATQTEQSAVRYERDEDGIVTLTMDDPTASANTMNELYQRSMDAAVERLYAEQDQVNGVVVASAKKTFFAGGNLKLMSQATKDDAPRIFEEVEAMKATLRRLETFPKPVVAAINGAALGGGLEIALATNRRIAVDDQSVKIGLPEASLGLLPGGGGVTRTVRMLGLQSALMDVLLQGPQFDPQTAQGKGLVDELVATREELVPAAKAWIKANPEQAQNPWDAPGYRMPGGSPTSPKLAQFLPAFPALLRKQVKGADYPAQKAILAVAVEGATVDFDTASRIESRYLTKLIVNQNSKNMIQAFFFDLQAINAGSLRPQGIEPWKATKVAVLGAGMMGAGIAYSCARAGMQVVLKDVAIESAEKGKAYSEKLNAKAVGRGRLTEEKSAELLARIHPTDDYADLAGCDLVIEAVFEDPSLKHQVFAEAAKHVDADALLCSNTSTLPITELATGVDRPADFIGLHFFSPVDKMPLVEIIRGEETSDVALAKAYDVVQQIRKTPIVVNDSRGFYTSRVIGFMVNEGLAMLAEGVHPVSLERAATQAGYPVGTLQLSDELNMELMAKIGKATRDAAERDGLAYEEHPGSAVVTTMIEIGRPSRLKGAGFYEYDENGRRQGLWSGLGEVFPVAEQQIPLRDVKDRILFLEALETAKCFDEGVITSAAAANIGSIMGIGFPPNTGGAAQFMTGYQDPEDTDAPIGLAAFCDRADELADAYGERFRPSAYLRDLVAKGESFPA; this is encoded by the coding sequence ATGACTGCCACCCAGACCGAGCAGAGCGCCGTCCGCTACGAGCGGGACGAGGACGGGATCGTCACCCTGACGATGGACGACCCGACGGCCAGCGCCAACACCATGAACGAGCTCTACCAGCGGTCCATGGACGCCGCGGTGGAGCGGCTCTACGCCGAGCAGGACCAGGTGAACGGCGTGGTCGTCGCCAGCGCCAAGAAGACCTTCTTCGCCGGCGGCAACCTGAAGCTGATGAGCCAGGCGACCAAGGACGACGCACCCCGGATCTTCGAGGAGGTCGAGGCGATGAAGGCGACGCTGCGCCGCCTCGAGACCTTCCCGAAGCCGGTCGTGGCGGCGATCAACGGCGCCGCCCTCGGCGGCGGCCTCGAGATCGCGCTCGCCACCAACCGCCGGATCGCCGTCGACGACCAGTCGGTGAAGATCGGGCTGCCCGAGGCCAGCCTGGGTCTCCTCCCGGGCGGCGGCGGCGTGACCCGCACCGTACGGATGCTCGGCCTGCAGTCGGCGCTGATGGACGTGCTGCTCCAGGGCCCCCAGTTCGACCCGCAGACGGCCCAGGGCAAGGGCCTGGTCGACGAGCTGGTCGCCACCCGTGAGGAGCTGGTCCCCGCGGCCAAGGCGTGGATCAAGGCCAACCCGGAGCAGGCGCAGAACCCCTGGGACGCGCCCGGCTACCGGATGCCCGGCGGCTCGCCGACCTCGCCGAAGCTGGCGCAGTTCCTGCCGGCCTTCCCGGCGCTGCTCCGCAAGCAGGTCAAGGGCGCCGACTACCCCGCGCAGAAGGCGATCCTCGCGGTGGCCGTCGAGGGGGCGACCGTCGACTTCGACACCGCCAGCCGGATCGAGTCGCGCTACCTGACCAAGCTGATCGTCAACCAGAACAGCAAGAACATGATCCAGGCGTTCTTCTTCGACCTGCAGGCGATCAACGCCGGGTCGCTGCGGCCGCAGGGCATCGAGCCGTGGAAGGCGACCAAGGTCGCCGTGCTCGGTGCCGGGATGATGGGCGCCGGCATCGCGTACTCCTGCGCCCGCGCCGGCATGCAGGTGGTGCTCAAGGACGTCGCGATCGAGAGCGCCGAGAAGGGCAAGGCCTACTCCGAGAAGCTCAACGCCAAGGCGGTCGGCCGCGGCCGGCTGACGGAGGAGAAGTCCGCCGAGCTGCTGGCGCGGATCCACCCGACCGACGACTACGCCGACCTCGCAGGCTGCGACCTGGTCATCGAGGCGGTCTTCGAGGACCCCTCGCTCAAGCACCAGGTCTTCGCCGAGGCCGCGAAGCACGTCGACGCCGACGCGCTGCTGTGCTCCAACACCTCGACGCTCCCGATCACCGAGCTGGCCACCGGCGTCGACCGACCGGCCGACTTCATCGGGCTGCACTTTTTCTCGCCCGTCGACAAGATGCCGCTGGTCGAGATCATCCGCGGCGAGGAGACCTCCGACGTCGCGCTCGCCAAGGCGTACGACGTGGTGCAGCAGATCAGGAAGACCCCGATCGTCGTCAACGACAGCCGGGGCTTCTACACCAGTCGCGTCATCGGCTTCATGGTCAACGAGGGGCTCGCGATGCTCGCCGAGGGCGTGCACCCGGTGTCGCTGGAGCGCGCGGCCACGCAGGCCGGCTACCCGGTCGGCACCCTGCAGCTGTCCGACGAGCTCAACATGGAGCTGATGGCCAAGATCGGCAAGGCCACCCGCGACGCCGCCGAGCGCGACGGGCTCGCCTACGAGGAGCACCCGGGCTCGGCCGTCGTGACCACGATGATCGAGATCGGGCGGCCCTCGCGGCTCAAGGGCGCCGGCTTCTACGAGTACGACGAGAACGGGCGCCGGCAGGGCCTGTGGTCCGGCCTCGGCGAGGTGTTCCCGGTCGCCGAGCAGCAGATCCCGCTGCGCGACGTCAAGGACCGGATCCTCTTCCTCGAGGCGCTCGAGACCGCCAAGTGCTTCGACGAGGGCGTCATCACCTCGGCTGCCGCGGCCAACATCGGCTCGATCATGGGCATCGGCTTCCCGCCCAACACCGGGGGCGCGGCCCAGTTCATGACCGGCTACCAGGACCCCGAGGACACCGACGCCCCGATCGGGCTGGCGGCGTTCTGCGACCGGGCCGACGAGCTGGCCGACGCCTACGGCGAGCGGTTCCGGCCCTCGGCGTACCTCCGCGACCTGGTCGCGAAGGGCGAGTCCTTCCCCGCCTGA